The proteins below are encoded in one region of Xenopus laevis strain J_2021 chromosome 8L, Xenopus_laevis_v10.1, whole genome shotgun sequence:
- the LOC121397289 gene encoding uncharacterized protein LOC121397289: MEKSLRNPSLKTLYSVLKNFREEYTDFEALASYYEDHYQDQNSKNLNLKHFLLTCIEDPRMRAKENIAQYSLMLDSLEVLKRERASLKNAKLPPGHPTRLQNRRQNYEYLRLQNTIKHHFRHFHIELLREQKLREAAGKKQTHKQTPAAKEKEYGATAAAEEGALASQGKEGAKEKEEEEEAAPGEVQQALEENEKEGAEEGGFP; encoded by the exons ATGGAGAAATCATTGAGAAATCCATCTCTCAAG acgctgtactccgtcctgaagaACTTCAGGGAGGAATATACAGACTTTGAGGCCCTtgcctcttattacg AAGATCACTACCAGGACCAAAACAGCAAGAACCTCAacct AAAACACTTCCTTCTTACGTGTATTGAGGACCCGAGGATGAGGGCTAAGGAGAACATTGCCCAATACAGTTTAATGCTCGACtcactg gaagtgctcAAGAGGGAACGTGCCTCCCTCAAGAatgccaagctgcctcct ggtCATCCAACACGACTGCAAAACCGGAGGCAGAACTATGAGTATCTGCGGCTGCagaat ACCATCAAACATCACTTTCGGCATTTCCACATCGAGCTCTTGAGGGAGCAGAAGCTGCGGGAAGCTGCTGG TAAGAAACAAACGCACAAACAAACTCCTGCAGCTAAAGAAAAGGAGTATGGAGCcactgcagcagcagaagagggAGCCCTTGCCTCACAGGGGAAAGAAGGAGcaaaagagaaagaagaggaggaagaagcagcTCCTGGAGAAGTACAGCAAGCTCTTGAAGAGAATGAGAAAGAGGGAGCAGAAGAAGGAG GTTTCCCATAa